The following coding sequences lie in one Arachis stenosperma cultivar V10309 chromosome 5, arast.V10309.gnm1.PFL2, whole genome shotgun sequence genomic window:
- the LOC130980135 gene encoding alcohol dehydrogenase 1-like, whose translation MTNKGMDRSVECTGSIQAMISAFEYVHNDWGVAILVGVLSKDDVFKTHPMNFLNEKTLKGTFYGNYKPRTDLPNIVEKYMKGELELEKFITHTVLFPEINKSFDLMLKGESIRCIIRMDE comes from the exons ATGACCAATAAAGGCATGGATCGTTCTGTTGAATGTACTGGCAGCATCCAAGCTATGATCTCAGCATTTGAATATGTCCATAAT GATTGGGGTGTTGCTATTCTTGTTGGTGTGCTAAGCAAAGATgatgttttcaaaactcatccTATGAACTTCTTGAATGAAAAAACTCTCAAGGGTACCTTCTATGGTAACTACAAACCCCGAACCGATCTTCCTAATATTGTGGAGAAGTACATGAAAGGG GAGTTGGAACTTGAGAAATTTATCACTCACACCGTTCTGTTCCCAGAGATTAACAAGTCTTTTGATTTGATGCTGAAAGGAGAGTCCATCAGGTGCATCATTCGGATGGACGAATAA